One genomic window of Oncorhynchus kisutch isolate 150728-3 linkage group LG24, Okis_V2, whole genome shotgun sequence includes the following:
- the LOC109869716 gene encoding WD repeat-containing protein on Y chromosome, producing MKGHSTAITHIMVNSSDNKIISISKDKNVRVWDLQDCACLQNIHSRNVTMSRFPISSVHYNRDTNTLVLATFLIGVLHGVVDDVDTVHKLQTSHEQPLCTALYNTNFKQVVSGCHNGVVSVWEILTGEKIMQFQTSPEKAVEVTAMTFDGPKRRLITGSKDGSLRLWNFNNGALLATLPILNDNEVTGVIYINQRIYVSGWSKRVMWYL from the exons ATGAAGGGCCACTCCACAGCCATCACACATATCATGGTCAACAGCAGCGACAACAAGATCATCAGCATCTCCAAGGATAAG AATGTGCGCGTGTGGGACCTGCAGGACTGTGCCTGTCTCCAGAACATCCACTCCAGGAATGTGACCATGAGTCGCTTCCCTATCTCAAGTGTCCACTACAACAGAGACACCAACACCCTAGTGCTGGCCACCTTTCTG ATAGGGGTTCTACATGGAGTGGTGGATGATGTGGATACTGTTCACAAGCTGCAGACATCACATGAGCAGCCCCTGTGTACAGCTCTCTATAACACCAACTTCAAACAG GTAGTGAGTGGCTGTCATAACGGCGTGGTGAGCGTGTGGGAAATCCTGACTGGGGAGAAGATCATGCAATTCCAGACATCTCCGGAGAAGGCGGTGGAGGTGACGGCCATGACGTTTGACGGGCCCAAGCGCCGCCTCATCACGGGGTCCAAGGATGGTAGCCTGCGCCTTTGGAACTTCAACAACGGAGCGCTGCTAGCTACACTCCCCATACTGAATGATAACGAG GTGACTGGGGTCATTTACATCAACCAAAGGATATATGTGTCCGGCTGGAGCAAAAGGGTCATGTGGTACTTGTGA
- the LOC116357001 gene encoding WD repeat-containing protein on Y chromosome-like → MAARDVKEDMEMEYRIWNQYHAEDIYSMHAHGNKMLVTASYSGDIIVWNIDSGRAFCRFNACESSRPLLPNRVIDRSAFDRFEVSESKGSFDESEWTDSSEDRGEATVSQSSQGVSVWPDAPPPHPPSPQEDKDSSCSSTPEMIQEESGAEKENERTHQKKSPKQRHKSGKPQPISAKELEKPRQAVEKALFLGTRERSPDTAILLTSAADGYVYAWSIHHLGGLLGKFRAVHSEGTAISTMSTDLQDQMLLTGDSTGYIMLWDIERYCFCMQGEREGMAPLEKAVHLPSLIPRYCKVTGPRRMKVEKRTEVQHRERTY, encoded by the exons ATGGCTGCCAGGGATGTGAAggaggatatggagatggagTACCGTATCTGGAACCAGTACCATGCCGAGGATATCTACTCCATGCATGCCCACGGCAACAAGATGCTTGTGACCGCCTCCTACAGTGGTGACATCATCGTATGGAACATCGACTCGGGGCGGGCTTTCTGCCGCTTCAACGCCTGCGAGAGTTCGCGACCACTGCTGCCCAATCGG GTGATTGACAGGTCAGCTTTTGACAGATTTGAGGTATCAGAGTCTAAGGGCTCGTTTGATGAGAGCGAATGGACAGATTCAtcagaggatagaggggaggcCACAGTCTCCCAGTCCAGCCAGGGGGTCTCAGTGTGGCCCGATGCaccccctcctcatcccccttCTCCTCAGGAGGACAAGGACAGCTCTTGCAGCAGCACCCCTGAGATGATCCAG GAGGAGTCAGGCGCTGAGAAAGAAAATGAGAGAACTCATCAGAAGAAGTCACCAAAGCAGCGGCACAAGAGTGGCAAACCTCAGCCGATCAGTGCAAAAGAGTTAGAGAAACCCAGACAGGCTGTGGAGAAG GCTCTTTTCCTGGGAACCAGGGAGCGGAGCCCTGACACAGCCATCCTGCTGACCAGTGCAGCTGACGGCTACGTGTACGCCTGGTCCATCCACCACCTGGGGGGGCTGCTGGGCAAGTTCCGGGCGGTCCACTCCGAGGGCACGGCCATCAGCACCATGTCTACTGATCTGCAAGACCAGATGCTGCTAACTGGGGACAGCACCGGCTACATCATG CTGTGGGACATAGAGAGGTACTGCTTCTGTATGCAAGGGGAGCGGGAGGGGATGGCCCCTCTGGAAAAGGCCGTTCATCTGCCCAGCCTCATCCCCAGGTACTGTAAGGTGACTGGGCCTCGCAGGATGAAGGTGGAGAAGAGAACCGAGGTGCAGCATAGAGAGAGAACATACTAG
- the LOC109869715 gene encoding uncharacterized protein LOC109869715 has product MNYSRFPLGQVVDGWSVSLTPPPLLSSWRGHLKGIVSLEYVERFRLIVTASLDCNVRLWTIAGSYIGTFGQAQWRVGDHHAFPWELPVDLRRVGSCQTLKVLNQGTQPHWNCAKRILETLTQQKLRHTAMASTASDLQELVPADPRIAQYSNDQIEETWQHWQEKGKQTSAILGLAYKQKVRHHLPSCPPDLQVSFSSREQLRVYKSMPCTSLLPIIQPPVPELLKEQQQKTQDGADMLGKQKRNNKRGAHVRFSSNKGARRKSIAPKQQTRGGSSIA; this is encoded by the exons ATGAATTATTCACGGTTTCCACTTGGACAGGTGGTGGATGGCTGGAGCGTCTCCCTCACCCCTCCGCCCCTCCTCAGCTCCTGGCGGGGTCACCTGAAGGGCATTGTTAGTCTGGAGTACGTGGAACGTTTCCGCCTCATTGTCACCGCCAGCCTGGATTGTAATGTGCGACTGTGGACCATCGCTGGCAGCTACATAG GCACGTTTGGCCAGGCCCAGTGGCGTGTTGGAGACCACCATGCCTTCCCCTGGGAACTGCCAGTGGACCTGAGGAGGGTTGGCTCCTGCCAGACCCTCAAAGTGCTCAACCAGGGAACACAACCCCACTGGAA CTGTGCCAAACGTATCCTGGAGACACTGACCCAGCAGAAGCTCCGGCATACAGCCATGGCCagcactgcctctgacctgcagGAGCTGGTGCCAGCCGACCCACGCATCGCCCAGTACAGCAACGACCAGATCGAGGAGACCTGGCAGCACTGGCAAGAGAAGGGCAAACAG ACGAGTGCCATCCTGGGGCTTGCCTACAAGCAGAAAGTGAGGCACCACCTGCCCTCCTGTCCCCCGGACCTCCAGGTGTCCTTTAGCAGCCGAGAGCAG CTACGGGTGTACAAGTCAATGCCCTGCACATCCCTGCTGCCCATCATCCAGCCTCCGGTACCTGAGCTACTGAAGGAGCAGCAGCAGAAGACCCAGGACGGGGCTGACATGCTGGGCAAGCAGAAGAGGAACAACAAGCGTGGTGCTCATGTACGCTTCAGCTCGAACAAAGGGGCGCGCAGGAAGTCTATTGCTCCCAAACAGCAGACCAGGGGAGGCAGCAGCATCGCCTAG
- the LOC109869323 gene encoding acetyl-coenzyme A synthetase, cytoplasmic isoform X2 translates to MIPDKAPKEDVFHAGGDLKKDAHVPNFEKYKELYLQSIEHPDEFWGDIAKDFYWKSKHTGQFMDYNFDVTKGEIYIKCMEGATTNICYNVLDCNVHERGLGDKVAFYWEGNEPGDEMTVTYRELLQQVCQFANVLKSQGVKKGDRVSIYMPMVVELVVAMLACVRIGAVHSIVFAGFSAESLCERILDSQCSLLITADGFYRGDKLINLKVIADDALQKCRDKSFPVQRCIMLKHLSKEVEAIPLSSQSPPAKRPCPDLQVPWNPEVDQCWLSLLSGVSEECEPEWCDSEDPLFILYTSGSTGKPKGVLHTIGGYMLYVATTFKLVFDYHPEDVYWCTADIGWITGHSYITYGPLANGATSVLFEGLPTYPDVSRMWEIVDKYQVTKFYTAPTAIRLLMKYGSEPVQKYKRDSLKVLGTVGEPINPEAWQWYYSVVGEKRCPVVDTFWQTETGGHVLTPLPAATPMKPGSATFPFFGVVPAILNESGEELEGPSEGYLVFKQPWPGVMRTVFGNHQRFETTYFEQFPGYYVTGDGCRRDKDGYYWITGRIDDMLNVSGHLLSTAEVESALVEHEAVVEAAVVSRPHPVKGESLYCFVTLTDGVSFSRTLEAQLKKQVREKIGAIATPDFIQNAPGLPKTRSGKIMRRVLRKIARNERDLGDVSTLADSSVIELLFQNHCCGAM, encoded by the exons ATGATTCCAGACAAAGCACCGAAGGAGGACGTATTTCATGCAGGAGGAGACTTAAAGAAGGATGCTCATGTACCCAACTTTGAGAAGTACAAAGAACTCTACCTGCAATCTATTGAACATCCAGATG AGTTCTGGGGTGACATTGCAAAAGACTTCTACTGGAAGTCGAAGCACACGGGCCAGTTCATGGACTACAACTTTGACGTGACGAAGGGGGAGATCTACATCAAGTGCATGGAGGGGGCCACCACCAACATCTGCTACAACGTCCTGGACTGTAACGTTCATGAGAGGGGGCTAGGGGACAAAGTGGCATTCTACtg GGAAGGGAACGAGCCTGGCGACGAGATGACGGTGACATACAGAGAGCTGCTCCAGCAGGTTTGCCAGTTTGCCAATGTGCTCAAGTCCCAGGGGGTGAAGAAGGGCGACCGCGTGTCCATCTACATGCCAATGGTGGTGGAGCTGGTGGTGGCCATGCTGGCTTGTGTGCGCATCGGGGCTGTGCACTCAATCGTG TTTGCAGGCTTTTCGGCAGAGTCGCTGTGCGAGAGGATCCTGGACTCCCAGTGCTCGTTGCTGATCACGGCCG ATGGCTTCTACAGAGGAGATAAGCTAATCAACCTGAAGGTGATCGCTGACGACGCACTACAGAAATGCAGGGACAA GAGTTTCCCAGTACAGAGGTGTATCATGCTTAAACACCTGTCCAAGGAGGTGGAGGCCATTCCCCTCAGCTCTCAGTCTCCCCCAGCCAAGCGGCCCTGTCCTGATCTGCAG GTGCCGTGGAACCCTGAGGTGGATCAGTGCTGGCTCAGCCTGCTGAGTGGTGTGTCTGAGGAATGTGAACCAGAGTGGTGTGACTCTGAAGATCCCCTCTTCATCCTCTATACCAGCGGCTCCACCGGGAAACCCAAG GGTGTGCTGCACACAATCGGTGGCTATATGCTCTACGTGGCCACCACCTTCAAACTGGTGTTTGACTACCATCCTGAGGATGTATACTGGTGCACGGCCGACATCGGCTGGATCACGGGCCACTCCTACATCACCTACGGGCCCCTGGCTAACGGGGCCACCAGTGTCCTG TTCGAGGGTTTGCCCACCTATCCGGACGTCAGCCGCATGTGGGAGATAGTGGACAAGTACCAAGTCACCAAGTTCTACACGGCGCCCACAGCCATCCGCCTCCTCATGAAGTATGGGAGCGAGCCCGTCCAGAA gtacaaGCGGGATTCTCTGAAGGTGCTGGGGACGGTGGGGGAGCCCATCAACCCGGAGGCATGGCAGTGGTACTACAGCGTGGTGGGGGAGAAGAGGTGCCCCGTGGTCGACACCTTCTGGCAGACTGAGACC GGTGGCCACGTGTTGACTCCTCTACCTGCTGCCACGCCCATGAAGCCTGGCTCtgct ACGTTTCCTTTCTTTGGAGTTGTCCCTGCCATTTTGAATGAGTCTGGGGAGGAGCTTGAGGGACCAAGCGAGGGTTACCTG GTGTTCAAACAGCCCTGGCCAGGAGTCATGAGGACTGTGTTTGGGAACCACCAGAGGTTTGAGACCACCTACTTCGAGCAATTCCCAGGATACTACGTCACTGGTGACG GTTGCCGTAGAGATAAGGATGGGTATTACTGGATCACAGGGAGGATAGATGACATGTTGAATGTCTCAG GTCACCTGCTGAGCACGGCAGAGGTGGAGTCAGCCCTGGTAGAGCACGAGGCGGTGGTCGAGGCAGCGGTAGTTAGCAGGCCGCACCCTGTCAAAGGGGAGAGTCTCTACTGCTTCGTCACGCTTACCGATGGAGTCAGCTTCAGCCGCACCCTGGAGGCCCAGTTAAAGAAACAAG tgagagagaagattGGTGCCATTGCCACTCCAGACTTTATACAGAATGCCCCAGGCCTTCCCAAGACCAGATCAG GTAAGATCATGCGGCGTGTGCTACGTAAGATTGCCCGTAACGAGCGAGATCTGGGCGACGTATCCACGCTAGCCGACTCCTCGGTCATCGAACTGCTCTTCCAGAATCACTGCTGTGGCGCAATGTGA
- the LOC109869323 gene encoding acetyl-coenzyme A synthetase, cytoplasmic isoform X1 — MIPDKAPKEDVFHAGGDLKKDAHVPNFEKYKELYLQSIEHPDEFWGDIAKDFYWKSKHTGQFMDYNFDVTKGEIYIKCMEGATTNICYNVLDCNVHERGLGDKVAFYWEGNEPGDEMTVTYRELLQQVCQFANVLKSQGVKKGDRVSIYMPMVVELVVAMLACVRIGAVHSIVFAGFSAESLCERILDSQCSLLITADGFYRGDKLINLKVIADDALQKCRDKSFPVQRCIMLKHLSKEVEAIPLSSQSPPAKRPCPDLQQEKQKDRVKKIRPVPQVPWNPEVDQCWLSLLSGVSEECEPEWCDSEDPLFILYTSGSTGKPKGVLHTIGGYMLYVATTFKLVFDYHPEDVYWCTADIGWITGHSYITYGPLANGATSVLFEGLPTYPDVSRMWEIVDKYQVTKFYTAPTAIRLLMKYGSEPVQKYKRDSLKVLGTVGEPINPEAWQWYYSVVGEKRCPVVDTFWQTETGGHVLTPLPAATPMKPGSATFPFFGVVPAILNESGEELEGPSEGYLVFKQPWPGVMRTVFGNHQRFETTYFEQFPGYYVTGDGCRRDKDGYYWITGRIDDMLNVSGHLLSTAEVESALVEHEAVVEAAVVSRPHPVKGESLYCFVTLTDGVSFSRTLEAQLKKQVREKIGAIATPDFIQNAPGLPKTRSGKIMRRVLRKIARNERDLGDVSTLADSSVIELLFQNHCCGAM; from the exons ATGATTCCAGACAAAGCACCGAAGGAGGACGTATTTCATGCAGGAGGAGACTTAAAGAAGGATGCTCATGTACCCAACTTTGAGAAGTACAAAGAACTCTACCTGCAATCTATTGAACATCCAGATG AGTTCTGGGGTGACATTGCAAAAGACTTCTACTGGAAGTCGAAGCACACGGGCCAGTTCATGGACTACAACTTTGACGTGACGAAGGGGGAGATCTACATCAAGTGCATGGAGGGGGCCACCACCAACATCTGCTACAACGTCCTGGACTGTAACGTTCATGAGAGGGGGCTAGGGGACAAAGTGGCATTCTACtg GGAAGGGAACGAGCCTGGCGACGAGATGACGGTGACATACAGAGAGCTGCTCCAGCAGGTTTGCCAGTTTGCCAATGTGCTCAAGTCCCAGGGGGTGAAGAAGGGCGACCGCGTGTCCATCTACATGCCAATGGTGGTGGAGCTGGTGGTGGCCATGCTGGCTTGTGTGCGCATCGGGGCTGTGCACTCAATCGTG TTTGCAGGCTTTTCGGCAGAGTCGCTGTGCGAGAGGATCCTGGACTCCCAGTGCTCGTTGCTGATCACGGCCG ATGGCTTCTACAGAGGAGATAAGCTAATCAACCTGAAGGTGATCGCTGACGACGCACTACAGAAATGCAGGGACAA GAGTTTCCCAGTACAGAGGTGTATCATGCTTAAACACCTGTCCAAGGAGGTGGAGGCCATTCCCCTCAGCTCTCAGTCTCCCCCAGCCAAGCGGCCCTGTCCTGATCTGCAG caggagaaacagaaagacagagtAAAGAAAATCCGTCCCGTCCCTCAG GTGCCGTGGAACCCTGAGGTGGATCAGTGCTGGCTCAGCCTGCTGAGTGGTGTGTCTGAGGAATGTGAACCAGAGTGGTGTGACTCTGAAGATCCCCTCTTCATCCTCTATACCAGCGGCTCCACCGGGAAACCCAAG GGTGTGCTGCACACAATCGGTGGCTATATGCTCTACGTGGCCACCACCTTCAAACTGGTGTTTGACTACCATCCTGAGGATGTATACTGGTGCACGGCCGACATCGGCTGGATCACGGGCCACTCCTACATCACCTACGGGCCCCTGGCTAACGGGGCCACCAGTGTCCTG TTCGAGGGTTTGCCCACCTATCCGGACGTCAGCCGCATGTGGGAGATAGTGGACAAGTACCAAGTCACCAAGTTCTACACGGCGCCCACAGCCATCCGCCTCCTCATGAAGTATGGGAGCGAGCCCGTCCAGAA gtacaaGCGGGATTCTCTGAAGGTGCTGGGGACGGTGGGGGAGCCCATCAACCCGGAGGCATGGCAGTGGTACTACAGCGTGGTGGGGGAGAAGAGGTGCCCCGTGGTCGACACCTTCTGGCAGACTGAGACC GGTGGCCACGTGTTGACTCCTCTACCTGCTGCCACGCCCATGAAGCCTGGCTCtgct ACGTTTCCTTTCTTTGGAGTTGTCCCTGCCATTTTGAATGAGTCTGGGGAGGAGCTTGAGGGACCAAGCGAGGGTTACCTG GTGTTCAAACAGCCCTGGCCAGGAGTCATGAGGACTGTGTTTGGGAACCACCAGAGGTTTGAGACCACCTACTTCGAGCAATTCCCAGGATACTACGTCACTGGTGACG GTTGCCGTAGAGATAAGGATGGGTATTACTGGATCACAGGGAGGATAGATGACATGTTGAATGTCTCAG GTCACCTGCTGAGCACGGCAGAGGTGGAGTCAGCCCTGGTAGAGCACGAGGCGGTGGTCGAGGCAGCGGTAGTTAGCAGGCCGCACCCTGTCAAAGGGGAGAGTCTCTACTGCTTCGTCACGCTTACCGATGGAGTCAGCTTCAGCCGCACCCTGGAGGCCCAGTTAAAGAAACAAG tgagagagaagattGGTGCCATTGCCACTCCAGACTTTATACAGAATGCCCCAGGCCTTCCCAAGACCAGATCAG GTAAGATCATGCGGCGTGTGCTACGTAAGATTGCCCGTAACGAGCGAGATCTGGGCGACGTATCCACGCTAGCCGACTCCTCGGTCATCGAACTGCTCTTCCAGAATCACTGCTGTGGCGCAATGTGA